Part of the Limihaloglobus sulfuriphilus genome is shown below.
TTAAGCGAATAAATTTTAGCGGCATAAAGAAAAACTAGCCGTTATATGCAAATTTACCGGTAAATTTCGAAATAGACTTTAAAAATTACCGGTAAATTTTGAAGTTAATGTTAAAAATTACTGGTAATTTTTGAAATAGATGGTAAAATAATCCAGTATGATAAAGAGAACTGCACAAAAAATAATAGAAGAAAGTCTGTACAAGGGCAAAGTAATTACCATATACGGTGCCAGACGGGTTGGCAAAACCACACTTTCCAAAGCAATCCTTGAAAGCCAGCGGGCTGCCGGCAAACGGGTAAATTATCTCAATTGTGAGTCATCAAATGTAAAAAACCGGCTGGAAACAACTAATGAGCTTCAATTAAAAGATTTTCTTGGTGATTATGAGCTGGTTGTTCTCGATGAAGCGCAAAATATCGAAAGGGTTGGTCATATATTAAAACTCCTGGTGGATACATACCCTGATATTCAGATTATTGCGACAGGGTCAAGCAGTTTTGAGTTATCAAATCAGGTTGGCGAACCGCTTGTAGGCAGAGGCAGGGAGTTCAAACTTCTGCCGTTCTCAACAGGTGAGTTAGCGGCAGATATGGGCATGATTGATCTCTCAGGCAGGCTGGAGAGTCTGCTCCGCTTCGGCAGTTATCCCACTGTTTTCGGCGTTTCAGAAACCGATGCAAAAGAAGAGCTTAATGATATAGCCGGCAAATACCTATACAAAGACATTCTGGCATTTGAAAATCTTCGTAATTCCGATTTGCTGCTGGATCTGCTCAAGCTGATAGCTCTACAAGTCGGAAATGAAGTGTCTTTGCATGAGATAGGCACAATATTAGGTCTGGCCGGCACAACAGTCAAACGCTATATTGACCTGCTGGAGAAGTGCTTCATTATCTTTCGGCTGCCGGCTTTGAGCAGGAATCTGCGTAAAGAGATAGCCAAGTCGCGTAAGATATATTTCTACGATCTGGGTATCCGAAATGCGCTGATCCAGAACTTCAACACGCTTGATATTCGTAACGATGTCGGCGCCCTCTGGGAAAATTTTTGCATTGTAGAACGGATGAAACGAAACGAGATTCGACGGTTCCGTCCAAATACCTACTTTTGGAGGCTCTACTCCGGCCCCGAGGTTGACTATATAGAGGAACACGGCGGCCGGCTCGACGGTTTCGAGTTCAAATACGGCACCACGGGCAAATTCCGCCCGCCAAGACGTTTTATTGAAACGTATGAAAACAGCACGGTAAACCTGGTCAACCCAGATAACTGGTATGAATTTACGCTTAAGTGAAAATAGTTTCGGAGGCTTATATGGACAGACGCAAATTTATTAAACTTTCAGTGGTTTCGGCGGCGGGTTTTGCAGGCTTCAGCCGTGCTTCATCTTTGGCGGCAGATTCGACGCGGAAACGCCCCAATATCCTGCATATCCTCATCGATGACCTGGGTTTTGCAGATGTGGGCTATAACGGCGGCGGGTTTTGCGAAACGCCAAACATCGACCGGCTCGCTACACAGGGGATGCGGTTTACCAACGGATACGCCCCGGCGCCGATATGTTCGCCGTCTCGCGCGGCATTTCTGACGGGCAAGACGCCCGCCCGGCTGAATTTTGAGTTTGTAACCAAGTTTGAGGGCAACAGTTATGACTGGGATCAGGCCTGGCGTAGGCAGTGGGACGGATTTGAGATGGTACCCCCGCCGTTTACGCTGAACCTGCCGATAGAGGAGGTTACGATTGCCGACGCGATGAAAACCGCCGGCTACGCGACCGGTATCGCCGGCAAATGGCACGTCGCGGCGCATCACGGCAGCTATAACGGCTGGAGCCGGACACACGGGCCCCGGAAGCAGGGCTTTGACTGGGGTTTTGAGACGGTTGGCTCGCACCCTTACGGCTGGAAAAAGAGCGAAAAAGGCAAATTCGGCCCCTATGAGCCCGGCAGTTTCCCCGAAGATGACCTCACCGCGGAATCAATCGGGTTTATGGAAGAGAACGCAAAGAACACAGGCAAGCCGTTTTTCCTGTTTGTCAGCCACCACTACGTGCATACCCCGCTGGGGACAAAATGCAAATGGCTGGCGGATAAATACCGCGCCAAGGCAAAGGCACTCGGCAGAGATTACAGCGATGACCAGATCACATATGCCGCCTTTGTCGAGACAATGGATCACTACGTCGGCCGGCTGCTCGACGCGCTGGAGAGGCTCGGAATCGCCGATGACACCCTCGTGTTCTTCACCTCGGACAACGGCGGCCACCCATCCCACGCGTTTAACGCCCCCCTTCGCGGCAGTAAATGGAACCTTTACGAAGCGGGGGTAAGGGTGCCCACGATTGCCCGTCTGCCCGGTGTTATCGCTGCCAACAGTATATGTGATACGCCGGTTATGCATACCGACTGCCTGCCGACGTACTGCCAAATAGCCGGTGCAAAGCCGCCCGCCGCCGAGGATATCGACGGGCGGGATATTATGCCCCTGATGCGGGGGAGCAGCTCAGAGGAGCTCGAAAACCGCTGTCTGTACTGGCATTTCCCCTATTATCATCCGGAAGGGTGGAAAAATTACAGCAAACGACCTGAAGAGATCGGGGTCAATGACGGCTATATCAGCCGGACACGGCCGCAGTCATCAATACGCTCAGGCGATTATAAGCTGATCTACTTTCACGACAGTGAAAATTGTGAGCTGTATAATCTTGATAAAGATATCAATGAACAAAACGAGCTGAGCGGCGAAATGCCGGAGAAAACGAGGCTGTTGAAAGAGCAGCTGTTAGACTACCTTAACAAGGTAAACGCAAGGCTGCCGCGAAAGTAGTTCCGCAGCGGTATTTTCTGCTTGCATCTTAAACGATGTGAGTTTAGAGTTAACCACAGAAACGAAAAAAATATATAAACTGTTACTGTAAATATTGAGAAACAATCCCCAATTCAGCTTCTCATCAACCAATGTTTTACCGGAGAGAATATTTTGAATACCAGACGCAACTTCTTGAAATTAGCAGGCTCCTGTATTGCCGGCCTTCCCTTTGTTTCTTCCTGCGGGACGAATTACACCCTCAGCAAAGAAAAACGGCCCAATATCATAATTATCTATATAGATGATCTGGCTCTGGGAGATGTCGGCGCGTTTGGCTGTCCAGATTTCTCAACAAAAAATATCGATGCCCTTGCCGCCAGCGGAATAAAGTTAACCAACGCCTATACAATCAATGTTCCCTGCAGTCCCAGCCGCAGCGGGATGATGATGGGCATGTACACCCAAAGATTCGGCAAAAATGATCTCTCACGCGGCGTGCCGATACCCGATGACAAACCGACCATGGCCGAAACGCTCAGAGACGCCGGTTACATTACAGGGTTTGTAGGAACCGAAAAATGGGATATTGGCAGATGGGATCAGGGTGCGCTTGACCGTGGATTTATGGAGATGGGGATGCATCCCCCCCGTGTCGAGGGCCATGAATATTTCGGAGGCGGCTCTTCATATATTGGCGTAGATGGTTCCTATCTCACAGAGGTCGAAGGCCGCTACGCAGTTGAATTCATTGAACGCCGCGGCAGACAGGACAAACCCTTTTTTCTGTATTTCACACCTTTGGCGGTACACATTCCAAACACCGAAGTAAGCAAAAAATATCTAAAACGGCTTTACCCCGACCATACCGGCGATAAATACTCAAAGCGGCAATATCTCGGGGCAACTCTCTTGGCTCTGGATGACCAGATTGGATTGGTTCTGGAGAAAATACGCGAGCTGGGCATACAGGAAGAAACGCTTATCATGTTCAGCAGCGACAATGGCGGAGACCCGAAAGCCGGCAGCCGGCCCTCGCCGTATCGAGGCGGCAAGGGAGGAGCCAATATGCAGTGGGAGGGCAATTTCAGAATGCCGACGATTGTGAGTTTTCCCGGAACACTGCCTGCTGGCAAATCATACAAAGGCATGGCAAGCACAATCGATTTTTATGCGACAGCGGCAGCAGCGGCCGCCGCGAAACTTCCGGATCATTGTGAAGGCAAAGACCTGTTACCTCTTTTGCTTGGCGATAAGAAGCCAAATCCTGATGAATCGCTGTTTTGGCATACACACAAAGTCCAGGCTGCCAGGTGGAGAGACTGGCGGATACTCAAGTACCGCGACGAAAAAAACTGGCGGCTTTATGACATCGAAAAAGATCCCGCGGAAACCAGCGATATATCAGATAAATATCCAGACGTTGTAAAAAAGATGTCCAGACAATACAGCGACTGGATTGGACAGATGCCCGAGCCGCTTGCTCCGGTAAAACCTCCACAGGAATTGTTAGAACACACCGTAAACGGCAACCATGCACGAAGGCCGTTTGGCCGCGGCTGGATGAATGTTGAGCAGTGGGACAAAATCAAGGATGATCCTGTTCAATGGAGTGAGTTTCATGTACGCCGCAGAATGATGCAACAGTAAGACTCTCTTAGATACGTCCCGATGTATAGGTGTGCTCTGCCAGGCCGTGCAGCGGTAATATCATTCCGCGAAAAATGCCGCACACAAAACACAGGCTCTGTATTTTAATTGACATAACAGGCTGAAAGGCTAATATTATTTATCTCTGTTAAACCCCGTTTTTATAAAGGCTGTAAGGCTTTTTGAGAGCAGAAAACAACAAAAAAATTATGTCAGGAAAAACCATGTCAAAATTTAATATAATATGGACAAAAGTAGATGAAGCGCCGGCTTTGGCGTCTTATTCGTTACTGCCTGTGGTAGAAGCGTTTACAAAAAAATGCGGTGTCGATGTAAAGGTAAGGGATATCTCGCTTGCCGGCAGGATTATCGCGAATTTCCCCGATAATCTCAGCGATGACCAGAAAATCGGCGACCATCTCAGCGAGCTGGGTAAGCTGACTCAAGACCCCAACGCCAACATCATCAAACTGCCCAACATCAGCGCTTCTATCCCGCAGTTAAACGCCGCGGTAAAAGAGTTGCAGGAAAAGGGATACAACATTCCTTCTTATCCGCAGGAAGCAAAAACCGAGCAGGATTCGAAATTGCAGCAGCGGTTTGCAAATGTGCTCGGCTCTGCCGTGAATCCGGTTCTGCGAGAGGGCAACTCGGACAGACGTGCCGCCAAATCGGTCAAACAGTTCGCAAAACGCCACCCGCATAAGATGATGAAGCCCTGGCCCCAGAGCGGCTCAAAGGCACGTGTCGCACACATGAGCGAAGGCGATTTCTACGGCAGCGAAAAATCCGTTACAATGGAAAACAATGCCGTTGCGGATATCGAGTTTGCCGCCGCGGACGGCTCAACAAAGGTGCTCAAGAAAGGTATAAAACTGCTCGCCGGCGAGGTTGCCGATACCGCGGTAATGAGCGTAAAGGCACTCCGCGAGTTCTACGAAAAAGAAATGCAGGCGGCAAAAAAAGACGGTGTTCTGCTCTCACTGCACCTCAAAGCCACGATGATGAAGATATCCGATCCGATAATCTTCGGGCACTGCGTATCGGTGTTCTACAAGGAAGCACTGGAGAAACACGCCGCGGCACTGGCGAAAATCGGTGCAAACGTCAATAACGGCCTGGCGGATATACTTGAAAAGCTCGACCGGCTTGATGATAAAACCAAAGCCGAGATAGAAGCTGATATCGCAAAGGTTTACGACAACCGCCCGCGGCAGGCGATGGTCGATTCACGCAAGGGCATAACAAACCTGCACGTGCCCAACAATATTATCGTAGATGCCTCTATGCCCAACGTTGTTCGTGACGGCGGCAGGATGTGGAACATTGACGATGAGCTGCAGGACACTGCCGCGATGATCCCCGACC
Proteins encoded:
- a CDS encoding NADP-dependent isocitrate dehydrogenase, with the protein product MSKFNIIWTKVDEAPALASYSLLPVVEAFTKKCGVDVKVRDISLAGRIIANFPDNLSDDQKIGDHLSELGKLTQDPNANIIKLPNISASIPQLNAAVKELQEKGYNIPSYPQEAKTEQDSKLQQRFANVLGSAVNPVLREGNSDRRAAKSVKQFAKRHPHKMMKPWPQSGSKARVAHMSEGDFYGSEKSVTMENNAVADIEFAAADGSTKVLKKGIKLLAGEVADTAVMSVKALREFYEKEMQAAKKDGVLLSLHLKATMMKISDPIIFGHCVSVFYKEALEKHAAALAKIGANVNNGLADILEKLDRLDDKTKAEIEADIAKVYDNRPRQAMVDSRKGITNLHVPNNIIVDASMPNVVRDGGRMWNIDDELQDTAAMIPDRCYATMYQQIIEDCQKHGQFDPATMGSVSNVGLMAQKAEEYGSHDKTFEAPSAGTIRVIDERGNEIMSQTVEKGDIFRMCQVKDAPIRNWVELAVNRAKAEGVPAVFWLDEGRAHDAQIISKVKEYLPLHDTSDIEIHIMKPQDAMQFSLERVRRGLDTISVTGNVLRDYLTDLFPILELGTSARMLSVVPLMKGGGLFETGAGGSAPKHVQQFLKEGHLRWDSLGEYCALVPSLEMIAQKSGNAKAKVLADALNEAITAYLENSKSPSRKVNEIDNRGSTFYLAMYWAKALAAQDNDKDLKEAFAPAAKALADNEAAINEELLAAQGKPARIGGYYLPDPKLTTAQMRPSKTLNKIIDGI
- a CDS encoding sulfatase; the encoded protein is MNTRRNFLKLAGSCIAGLPFVSSCGTNYTLSKEKRPNIIIIYIDDLALGDVGAFGCPDFSTKNIDALAASGIKLTNAYTINVPCSPSRSGMMMGMYTQRFGKNDLSRGVPIPDDKPTMAETLRDAGYITGFVGTEKWDIGRWDQGALDRGFMEMGMHPPRVEGHEYFGGGSSYIGVDGSYLTEVEGRYAVEFIERRGRQDKPFFLYFTPLAVHIPNTEVSKKYLKRLYPDHTGDKYSKRQYLGATLLALDDQIGLVLEKIRELGIQEETLIMFSSDNGGDPKAGSRPSPYRGGKGGANMQWEGNFRMPTIVSFPGTLPAGKSYKGMASTIDFYATAAAAAAAKLPDHCEGKDLLPLLLGDKKPNPDESLFWHTHKVQAARWRDWRILKYRDEKNWRLYDIEKDPAETSDISDKYPDVVKKMSRQYSDWIGQMPEPLAPVKPPQELLEHTVNGNHARRPFGRGWMNVEQWDKIKDDPVQWSEFHVRRRMMQQ
- a CDS encoding sulfatase; this translates as MDRRKFIKLSVVSAAGFAGFSRASSLAADSTRKRPNILHILIDDLGFADVGYNGGGFCETPNIDRLATQGMRFTNGYAPAPICSPSRAAFLTGKTPARLNFEFVTKFEGNSYDWDQAWRRQWDGFEMVPPPFTLNLPIEEVTIADAMKTAGYATGIAGKWHVAAHHGSYNGWSRTHGPRKQGFDWGFETVGSHPYGWKKSEKGKFGPYEPGSFPEDDLTAESIGFMEENAKNTGKPFFLFVSHHYVHTPLGTKCKWLADKYRAKAKALGRDYSDDQITYAAFVETMDHYVGRLLDALERLGIADDTLVFFTSDNGGHPSHAFNAPLRGSKWNLYEAGVRVPTIARLPGVIAANSICDTPVMHTDCLPTYCQIAGAKPPAAEDIDGRDIMPLMRGSSSEELENRCLYWHFPYYHPEGWKNYSKRPEEIGVNDGYISRTRPQSSIRSGDYKLIYFHDSENCELYNLDKDINEQNELSGEMPEKTRLLKEQLLDYLNKVNARLPRK
- a CDS encoding ATP-binding protein, whose product is MIKRTAQKIIEESLYKGKVITIYGARRVGKTTLSKAILESQRAAGKRVNYLNCESSNVKNRLETTNELQLKDFLGDYELVVLDEAQNIERVGHILKLLVDTYPDIQIIATGSSSFELSNQVGEPLVGRGREFKLLPFSTGELAADMGMIDLSGRLESLLRFGSYPTVFGVSETDAKEELNDIAGKYLYKDILAFENLRNSDLLLDLLKLIALQVGNEVSLHEIGTILGLAGTTVKRYIDLLEKCFIIFRLPALSRNLRKEIAKSRKIYFYDLGIRNALIQNFNTLDIRNDVGALWENFCIVERMKRNEIRRFRPNTYFWRLYSGPEVDYIEEHGGRLDGFEFKYGTTGKFRPPRRFIETYENSTVNLVNPDNWYEFTLK